A stretch of the Dichotomicrobium thermohalophilum genome encodes the following:
- a CDS encoding metal ABC transporter solute-binding protein, Zn/Mn family, with product MRLFRRRFLALSGLALAFLVFASPARADTAPLKVVATTGMIADAARQVGGDQVEVQALMGPGVDPHAYRQTRSDIVALTNADLVLWHGLYLEAQLEDFMLDLAETQDVVPVAESLPRNLLIAHDDYDNKLDPHVWMNPNLWARVVLNIRDALIEARPDARSAFESNAKAHLADISELAVYANEVLASVPADSRVLVTAHDAFNYFGSAYGYEVVGIQGISTESEAGLNRIETLVDMLVARDIGAVFVESSVSDRNVRALIEGAAAQGHQVAIGGTLYSDAMGQPGTYEGTYIGMIDHNVTTITRALGGNAPESGMNDRLGS from the coding sequence ATGAGGCTGTTTCGACGCAGGTTTCTTGCGCTTTCCGGTCTTGCTCTTGCTTTTTTGGTGTTCGCCAGTCCGGCGCGCGCTGACACGGCGCCGCTCAAGGTCGTCGCCACCACCGGCATGATTGCCGATGCCGCCCGGCAGGTCGGCGGTGATCAGGTCGAGGTTCAGGCGCTCATGGGGCCGGGCGTCGACCCGCACGCCTACCGCCAGACGCGCTCGGACATCGTCGCGCTCACGAACGCGGATCTGGTGCTGTGGCACGGGCTCTATCTGGAAGCGCAGCTTGAAGACTTCATGCTGGACCTCGCAGAGACGCAAGACGTCGTGCCCGTCGCCGAATCCCTGCCGCGCAACCTGCTCATCGCCCATGACGACTATGATAACAAGCTCGACCCGCATGTCTGGATGAACCCGAACCTGTGGGCGCGGGTCGTGCTCAATATCCGCGACGCCCTGATCGAGGCGCGCCCGGATGCCAGGTCGGCGTTTGAATCAAACGCCAAGGCGCATCTCGCCGACATCAGCGAACTCGCCGTCTACGCCAACGAGGTCCTCGCCTCGGTGCCGGCGGACAGCCGCGTGCTCGTCACCGCGCATGACGCCTTCAACTATTTCGGTTCGGCATACGGCTACGAGGTCGTCGGCATTCAGGGCATCTCCACCGAAAGCGAAGCCGGCCTGAACCGGATCGAGACGCTCGTCGACATGCTCGTGGCGCGCGACATCGGGGCCGTGTTCGTCGAGTCCTCGGTTTCGGACCGGAATGTCCGCGCGCTGATCGAGGGCGCTGCGGCGCAGGGCCACCAGGTGGCGATCGGCGGCACGCTTTATTCCGACGCGATGGGCCAGCCCGGCACTTATGAGGGCACATACATCGGGATGATCGACCACAACGTAACGACCATCACGCGCGCGCTCGGCGGCAACGCGCCGGAAAGCGGCATGAACGACAGGCTGGGGAGTTAA
- a CDS encoding metal ABC transporter ATP-binding protein translates to MYLPSLDIAAEDGRVVSSSIPEDAPLAVRGLTVSYGDKPAVFSVDATFEAEKLTAIVGPNGAGKSTLLKACLGVVRPLSGSVLVFGQPLAKARRRIAYVPQRASVDWDFPARVIDVVLMGQYRELGLLGRIKPGHKRRAMECLDRVGMADFTERQIGQLSGGQQQRVFLARALAQDADLYLLDEPFAGVDAATEKAIIQVLKDLKQARKSLVCVHHDLATVSDYFDNVLLINVRKIAEGPVATTFTSDNLQATYGGRLATTHIDQLKLETA, encoded by the coding sequence ATGTATCTGCCATCGCTCGACATCGCCGCGGAAGATGGACGGGTCGTCAGTTCATCCATTCCCGAGGACGCCCCGCTCGCTGTGCGCGGCCTGACGGTCTCTTACGGGGACAAGCCGGCGGTTTTCTCGGTCGACGCGACCTTCGAGGCCGAGAAGCTGACCGCGATCGTCGGGCCGAACGGCGCGGGCAAATCGACCCTCCTGAAAGCCTGTCTCGGAGTGGTCCGCCCTCTCTCAGGCAGCGTGCTGGTGTTCGGTCAGCCGCTCGCCAAAGCGCGGCGCCGCATCGCATATGTGCCGCAGCGCGCCAGCGTCGACTGGGATTTCCCCGCGCGTGTCATCGACGTCGTGCTGATGGGCCAGTACCGCGAACTCGGCCTGCTCGGGCGCATCAAACCCGGCCACAAGCGCCGCGCGATGGAATGCCTCGACCGTGTGGGCATGGCGGACTTCACCGAACGTCAGATCGGCCAGCTCTCCGGCGGTCAGCAGCAACGGGTTTTCCTTGCCCGCGCGCTGGCGCAGGACGCTGACCTTTATCTGCTCGATGAACCCTTCGCCGGGGTGGATGCGGCGACCGAGAAGGCCATCATTCAGGTGCTCAAGGATCTCAAGCAGGCGCGCAAGTCGCTTGTTTGCGTGCACCACGACCTGGCGACGGTATCCGATTATTTCGACAACGTGCTGCTGATCAATGTGCGCAAGATCGCCGAAGGCCCGGTCGCCACGACCTTCACGTCAGACAACCTGCAGGCGACCTATGGCGGCCGGCTGGCGACGACGCATATCGACCAGCTCAAACTGGAGACGGCTTAA
- a CDS encoding metal ABC transporter permease — protein sequence MERFLDALLLSAGYNSALVAIGAALLGFAAGACGTFMFLRKRALVSDALAHATLPGIGLAFIVMVAFGGDGRNLVGLLLGSAITAGLGVLVVDWIVSRTRLAEDAAIGAVLSVFFGLGVVLLTVIQTMSAGRQAGLESFLLGSTAGMLFQDAVFIAVGGALAVAFTWALRRPMTLVSFDADYAAASGYNVRFVDIAIMGLVLAITVIGLKLVGLILIVALLIIPPVTARFWTERATAMIWIAGAAGSVSGYIGTAISASAPALPTGPIIVLVCAALMLVSLLFAPRRGVLAAALQFYRFQRRVHLRQGLLALARQEPIHDRMTLSVLRKAGLIRRDGVPTEAGRAQAAKALLDEQRWAMVRRLHADTTRAGSYDGVTPIEKVLTRDEIAEIDRRLGPPQEVTA from the coding sequence TTGGAGCGGTTCCTTGACGCGCTGCTTCTGAGCGCAGGCTACAATTCGGCTCTCGTGGCGATCGGCGCGGCGCTACTCGGCTTTGCGGCCGGCGCGTGCGGGACCTTCATGTTCCTGCGCAAGCGCGCGCTGGTGTCCGACGCGCTCGCCCATGCCACGCTCCCCGGTATCGGGCTGGCCTTCATCGTGATGGTCGCCTTCGGCGGCGACGGACGCAATCTTGTCGGCCTGCTCCTCGGCTCAGCGATTACCGCCGGTCTCGGCGTGCTGGTGGTGGACTGGATCGTCAGCCGGACACGCTTGGCGGAGGATGCGGCGATCGGCGCGGTGCTATCCGTCTTCTTCGGCCTTGGCGTCGTGCTGCTGACGGTCATCCAGACGATGTCCGCCGGACGGCAGGCGGGGCTTGAAAGCTTCCTGCTCGGCTCCACGGCCGGGATGCTGTTTCAGGATGCTGTATTCATCGCGGTGGGGGGCGCGCTGGCAGTCGCTTTCACCTGGGCGCTGCGTCGGCCAATGACCCTTGTCTCATTCGACGCCGACTATGCCGCGGCATCCGGCTACAACGTGCGCTTCGTCGACATTGCGATCATGGGCCTCGTGCTGGCCATCACGGTGATCGGACTGAAGCTCGTGGGGCTGATCCTGATCGTCGCACTGTTGATCATCCCGCCGGTGACAGCCCGCTTCTGGACCGAGCGCGCCACCGCCATGATCTGGATTGCCGGCGCCGCAGGCTCGGTGTCGGGCTACATCGGTACCGCGATTTCCGCCTCTGCCCCTGCCCTGCCGACCGGGCCGATCATCGTGCTCGTCTGCGCCGCGCTGATGCTCGTTTCGCTGTTATTTGCCCCACGCCGCGGGGTGCTGGCGGCTGCGCTCCAGTTCTATCGCTTCCAGCGGCGCGTGCATCTGCGCCAAGGGCTGCTGGCGCTCGCGCGTCAGGAGCCGATCCATGACCGGATGACGCTGTCGGTGCTCCGTAAAGCCGGACTGATCCGCCGGGATGGCGTGCCGACCGAGGCCGGGCGCGCGCAGGCGGCAAAGGCGCTTCTTGACGAGCAGCGCTGGGCCATGGTCCGCCGGCTCCACGCCGATACCACCCGCGCCGGAAGCTATGATGGCGTGACGCCCATCGAGAAAGTGCTAACGCGCGACGAGATCGCGGAGATCGACCGCAGGCTCGGTCCGCCGCAGGAGGTGACCGCGTAA
- a CDS encoding metal ABC transporter permease, which produces MGSEFVQLSLTPLLIGILASIACALPGTFLLLRREALISDAIGHVTLPGIVVSFLFTGVVAAWPMMIGAGAAALVAVALIEAVKRLGNIESGAAMGVVFTALFAGGVLLLEQTDTSGVHLDVQHALMGNLESLVWLAGRDWSALTDPAALAKLPDELVRLAVVCVFVVALTIAFWRPLKIATFDEAFARTVGIPTRLLSLGLVMTAAVAAVAAFDAVGVCIVIAMFICPPAAARLMSDRLEVNLLWTVAFATLSAVLGYVLAGYGPLWLGGSHSVSAAGMIATVSGIILALTALFGPCRTRTGEAAAT; this is translated from the coding sequence ATGGGCTCTGAATTCGTCCAGCTCAGCCTTACGCCGCTCTTGATCGGGATTCTCGCGTCAATCGCCTGCGCGCTGCCGGGGACCTTCCTCCTTCTGCGGCGCGAGGCGCTCATCAGCGACGCAATCGGACATGTCACGCTGCCGGGCATCGTGGTGTCGTTCCTCTTCACCGGCGTCGTCGCCGCCTGGCCGATGATGATTGGCGCAGGTGCGGCCGCGCTCGTCGCCGTCGCGCTGATCGAGGCGGTCAAGCGGCTCGGCAACATCGAGTCCGGCGCGGCGATGGGGGTGGTCTTCACGGCTCTGTTCGCGGGCGGCGTGCTGCTGCTTGAACAGACCGACACCAGCGGCGTGCATCTGGACGTTCAGCACGCCCTCATGGGCAACCTGGAAAGCCTTGTCTGGCTGGCCGGGCGCGACTGGAGCGCACTCACGGACCCGGCGGCGCTGGCGAAACTGCCCGACGAGTTGGTGCGGCTGGCGGTCGTGTGCGTGTTCGTCGTTGCCCTGACAATCGCGTTCTGGCGGCCGCTCAAGATCGCAACCTTCGACGAGGCATTCGCGCGCACCGTGGGCATCCCGACGCGCCTGCTCAGCCTCGGGCTGGTGATGACGGCGGCGGTGGCCGCTGTCGCGGCGTTCGACGCGGTCGGGGTGTGCATCGTGATTGCCATGTTCATTTGCCCGCCGGCTGCCGCGCGCCTGATGAGCGACCGGCTGGAGGTGAACCTGCTATGGACCGTGGCCTTTGCTACGCTTTCGGCAGTGCTGGGTTATGTGCTGGCGGGCTATGGACCCCTGTGGCTGGGCGGCAGCCATTCGGTGAGCGCCGCGGGCATGATCGCGACGGTCTCCGGCATCATCCTTGCACTGACCGCGCTGTTCGGGCCGTGCCGCACGCGCACGGGTGAGGCCGCCGCGACCTGA
- a CDS encoding acyl-CoA thioesterase, with product MPETLRSIVHPWECDAVDHFTTGFYFAAYSAAQSHLFRLLGYNTDDVAALRPVACRTTFKQELAAGDAYHIESGVLAHDPAHLRIGHRLYNSETNDLAATHEIAFEGDVTRPRPEAPIDWAEEEAGRDVDFAALSGWSTTAQTLVRPEDLDGTGRLDLSALILHTSDANVQFQNRVGMTSSYMREERIGYATFAYRIALHDLPREAGTVLKTESAVVQLGRSSLWFAHRVTDGLSGASVADVAQFGVHFDRRARASAPIPDRIREQAQRLMSGGSGQG from the coding sequence ATGCCCGAAACGCTGCGCAGCATCGTGCATCCGTGGGAATGCGACGCGGTCGATCATTTCACGACCGGCTTCTATTTCGCGGCGTATTCAGCGGCGCAATCGCATTTGTTCCGTCTGCTCGGCTACAACACGGACGATGTGGCGGCGCTGCGGCCGGTGGCCTGCCGGACGACCTTCAAGCAGGAACTGGCGGCGGGTGATGCCTATCACATCGAATCCGGCGTGCTGGCGCATGACCCGGCGCATCTTCGGATCGGCCACCGGCTCTACAATTCCGAGACCAACGATCTCGCTGCGACGCACGAAATCGCGTTCGAAGGTGATGTGACGCGCCCACGGCCGGAAGCGCCAATCGACTGGGCTGAGGAAGAGGCAGGGCGTGACGTCGATTTTGCGGCACTGTCCGGCTGGTCAACGACCGCGCAGACGCTGGTGCGCCCGGAGGATCTCGACGGGACGGGCCGGCTCGATCTGAGTGCGCTGATCCTGCACACCTCCGATGCCAATGTGCAGTTCCAGAACCGCGTCGGCATGACCTCGTCCTACATGCGCGAAGAGAGGATCGGCTACGCGACCTTTGCCTACCGTATCGCGCTGCATGACCTCCCGCGTGAGGCGGGCACGGTGCTGAAGACGGAAAGCGCCGTCGTGCAGCTCGGGCGCAGTTCGCTGTGGTTCGCGCATCGGGTCACGGATGGGCTGAGCGGCGCGAGCGTTGCGGATGTGGCGCAGTTCGGCGTGCATTTCGATCGGCGGGCGCGCGCGTCGGCGCCGATCCCCGACCGGATCCGTGAACAGGCGCAGCGCCTTATGTCGGGCGGATCAGGGCAGGGCTGA
- a CDS encoding peptide-methionine (R)-S-oxide reductase, which yields MSERVTGVHRRVFLTGAAASTFSVLGGRAFAQDASDVSGPNPKLADARTMSDVKPREPNYRYEIQRTEAEWRERLSDFEYSIMREMGTEPQKSSPLWNETREGLYRCKGCDQLLYWSETKKVLDKGWTFFRHSEPDAVLTGIDATDTFGDSTLYMLEVHCRRCGSHLGHIVWISNEVLHCINGAALTFELA from the coding sequence ATGAGCGAGCGTGTTACTGGCGTACACCGCCGTGTTTTCTTGACTGGCGCGGCCGCATCGACATTCAGTGTGCTCGGAGGAAGAGCCTTCGCGCAGGACGCTTCGGATGTCTCGGGCCCCAATCCCAAGCTGGCCGACGCGCGGACGATGTCGGATGTCAAGCCGCGCGAGCCGAACTACCGCTATGAAATCCAGCGCACCGAGGCCGAGTGGCGGGAGCGGCTCAGCGACTTCGAGTATTCGATCATGCGCGAAATGGGCACCGAGCCGCAGAAATCCAGCCCGCTCTGGAACGAGACCCGCGAGGGGCTCTATCGCTGCAAGGGCTGCGACCAGCTTCTCTATTGGTCGGAAACGAAGAAGGTGCTGGATAAGGGCTGGACATTCTTCCGGCATTCCGAACCGGATGCCGTCCTCACCGGCATTGACGCAACCGACACATTTGGCGACAGCACCCTCTACATGCTCGAAGTGCACTGCCGTCGCTGCGGGAGCCATCTTGGCCACATCGTGTGGATCAGCAACGAGGTGCTGCACTGCATCAACGGCGCAGCACTGACTTTCGAACTGGCGTGA
- a CDS encoding DUF1289 domain-containing protein, which yields MKQTNLEAARATSPCVGICQLDAASGYCLGCARTGVEIGGWAGMSDDERQAVLDALPERWAVLGVER from the coding sequence ATGAAACAGACGAATCTGGAGGCCGCGCGGGCGACGAGCCCGTGTGTCGGCATCTGTCAGCTTGACGCCGCTTCGGGCTATTGCCTGGGCTGCGCGCGCACCGGCGTGGAGATTGGCGGCTGGGCCGGCATGAGCGATGACGAGCGCCAGGCCGTGCTCGACGCCCTGCCGGAGCGGTGGGCCGTGCTCGGCGTTGAGCGGTAG
- a CDS encoding homocysteine S-methyltransferase family protein, which produces MSKNVLVDRLDQGPVICAEGFLFELERRGYLSAGEFVPEVALEHPEALETLHRDFQHAGSDIVEAFTYNGHREKMRVIGKEELLEPLNRSALRIARKVADDKPGNLMAGNISNTNIWSPDDAQAQAEVRGMFEEMVGWAVDEGADIIIGETFYYAGEAFAALEVAKATGLPTVITLAPMAGNAMSDGYGIVETAQELEQRGADVVGMNCFRGPDTMLPWLREIRAAVTCHVGALPVPYRTSDAEPTFFSLTDSHCACPAPHGRPFPTALDPLYCNRYEIGAFAKQAFDIGVRYLGVCCGAAPIHIREVAEAVGRTPEASRYSERMENHFMYGSNERLPEHIRALGERA; this is translated from the coding sequence ATGTCAAAGAATGTGCTGGTGGACCGGCTGGATCAGGGGCCGGTGATCTGCGCCGAAGGCTTCCTGTTCGAGCTTGAGCGCCGCGGTTATCTGTCCGCGGGCGAGTTCGTGCCCGAGGTCGCGCTGGAGCACCCGGAGGCGCTGGAGACGCTGCACCGCGACTTCCAGCATGCTGGCTCGGATATCGTGGAGGCGTTCACCTATAACGGCCACCGCGAGAAGATGCGCGTGATCGGCAAGGAAGAGCTGCTGGAGCCGCTGAACCGCTCGGCTCTGCGGATCGCCAGGAAGGTCGCCGACGACAAGCCCGGCAACCTGATGGCGGGCAACATCTCCAACACGAACATCTGGTCGCCCGACGACGCGCAGGCGCAGGCCGAAGTACGCGGCATGTTCGAGGAGATGGTTGGCTGGGCCGTTGACGAAGGCGCGGACATCATCATCGGCGAGACGTTCTATTACGCCGGCGAGGCGTTCGCCGCACTGGAGGTCGCCAAGGCGACCGGCCTGCCCACGGTCATCACGCTTGCGCCGATGGCGGGCAACGCGATGTCTGATGGCTACGGCATCGTCGAGACGGCGCAGGAGCTGGAGCAGCGCGGCGCGGATGTCGTCGGCATGAACTGCTTCCGCGGCCCGGACACGATGCTGCCCTGGCTGCGTGAAATCCGCGCGGCGGTGACCTGCCATGTCGGCGCACTGCCGGTGCCGTACCGCACGAGCGACGCCGAGCCGACCTTCTTCAGCCTCACGGACTCGCACTGCGCCTGTCCCGCGCCGCATGGCCGCCCCTTCCCGACGGCGCTCGATCCGCTATACTGCAACCGGTACGAGATCGGCGCGTTCGCGAAACAGGCGTTCGACATCGGCGTGCGCTATCTCGGTGTGTGCTGCGGCGCCGCGCCCATCCACATCCGCGAGGTCGCCGAAGCCGTGGGCCGGACGCCGGAGGCAAGCCGCTATTCCGAGCGCATGGAGAATCACTTCATGTATGGCTCGAACGAGCGGCTGCCCGAGCATATTCGGGCGCTGGGCGAGCGCGCGTGA
- a CDS encoding MFS transporter, with the protein MLDILKNRTFRHLFAAQVIALLGTGLATVALSLLAYDLAGEQAGFVLGTALAIKMIAYVGVSPFAGALAEKLPRRGFLVSLDVIRGVIVLMLAFVDQVWQVYVLIFLLQSASASFTPAFQATIPDILPDEADYTRALSLSRLAYDLENLLSPALAAALLALISFHWLFATTAIGFALSAALVLSVALPVVTATAQASFFQRATKGIRNYLKTPRLRGLLALNLAAAAGGAMVIVNTVVYVRSVFGLGESDVAIALAVFGGGSMIGALALPRLLERASDRRVMLAGGAGLVAGLAALSVSPIGQGAGWWSFLVIWFVLGVAYSGVLTPAGRLLRRSAHKEDRPALFAAQFALSHACWLLTYPMAGWLGGAFGLSVTAGVLAVLGGAGAALAMLSWPRSDPEVLEHVHDDLPADHPHVRDARATARGLEHAHAYVIDEYHARWPEQPSR; encoded by the coding sequence ATGCTGGACATTCTGAAGAATCGCACCTTCCGCCATCTTTTCGCCGCCCAGGTCATCGCGCTGCTCGGCACGGGCCTCGCAACGGTCGCGCTCAGCCTGCTGGCCTATGACCTCGCGGGGGAGCAGGCCGGCTTCGTGCTGGGTACGGCGCTTGCCATCAAGATGATCGCCTATGTCGGCGTGTCGCCCTTCGCCGGGGCGCTTGCCGAGAAGTTGCCGCGCCGGGGGTTCCTCGTGTCGCTCGACGTTATCCGCGGCGTCATCGTGCTGATGCTCGCCTTCGTCGATCAGGTCTGGCAGGTCTATGTGCTGATCTTCCTGCTGCAGTCGGCGTCGGCATCCTTCACGCCGGCCTTCCAGGCGACGATTCCGGACATCCTCCCCGACGAGGCAGACTACACGCGGGCACTGTCGCTCTCGCGGCTGGCTTATGATCTGGAAAACCTGCTCAGCCCGGCGCTCGCCGCCGCGCTGCTGGCGCTCATCAGCTTTCACTGGCTGTTCGCGACGACGGCGATTGGCTTCGCGCTGTCCGCCGCGCTTGTGCTCTCGGTGGCGCTCCCAGTGGTGACGGCGACCGCACAGGCCAGCTTTTTCCAGCGCGCGACCAAGGGCATCCGCAATTACCTGAAAACGCCGCGGCTGCGCGGCCTGCTCGCGCTCAACCTGGCCGCGGCGGCGGGCGGGGCGATGGTGATCGTCAACACCGTCGTCTATGTGCGCAGTGTCTTCGGCCTGGGCGAAAGCGATGTGGCCATCGCGCTGGCGGTGTTCGGCGGCGGCTCGATGATCGGGGCGCTCGCGCTGCCGCGCTTGCTGGAGAGGGCGAGCGATCGCCGCGTCATGCTTGCGGGCGGCGCGGGCCTCGTCGCCGGGCTGGCGGCGCTTAGCGTCTCGCCAATAGGGCAGGGCGCCGGCTGGTGGAGCTTCCTTGTCATCTGGTTCGTGCTCGGGGTCGCCTATTCCGGCGTGCTGACCCCGGCGGGCCGGCTGCTCCGCCGCTCCGCGCACAAGGAAGACCGTCCGGCCCTGTTCGCCGCGCAGTTCGCGCTGTCGCACGCCTGCTGGCTGCTCACCTATCCGATGGCGGGTTGGCTGGGCGGCGCGTTCGGCTTGTCGGTCACGGCCGGTGTCCTTGCGGTGCTCGGCGGGGCGGGCGCGGCGCTAGCGATGCTGTCCTGGCCGCGGTCCGACCCCGAGGTGCTGGAGCACGTCCATGATGACCTGCCGGCCGATCATCCGCATGTCCGCGACGCGCGGGCCACCGCGCGCGGGCTGGAACACGCGCACGCTTACGTCATTGACGAATACCACGCGCGCTGGCCTGAGCAGCCGTCCCGGTGA
- a CDS encoding aspartate/glutamate racemase family protein yields MKTIGLIGGMSWESTAVYYRLLNQMARERLGGLHSAQLLLWSFDFAQIEALQAAGDWAAATEAMVAAARRLERGGADGLVICTNTMHKMAGEVQAAVSIPLIHIGDATARAIHEAGARKPLLLATRYTMEQDFYKGFLRDRHGIDVAVPDEAGRTVVHDIIYNELCQGVVKPESKRAYLDVIARAQSDGIDGVIFGCTEVGLLLSPQDLDLPAFDTTALHARAALDFALSGD; encoded by the coding sequence ATGAAAACGATCGGCCTGATCGGCGGCATGAGCTGGGAGAGCACCGCCGTCTATTACCGGCTGCTGAACCAGATGGCGCGCGAGCGGCTCGGCGGGCTGCATTCAGCGCAGCTCCTGTTGTGGTCCTTCGACTTCGCGCAGATCGAGGCGTTGCAGGCCGCGGGCGACTGGGCGGCGGCGACCGAGGCAATGGTCGCGGCGGCGCGGCGGCTGGAGCGCGGCGGGGCGGACGGCCTCGTCATCTGCACCAACACCATGCACAAGATGGCGGGCGAGGTGCAGGCGGCGGTGAGCATTCCGCTCATCCATATCGGCGACGCGACGGCCAGGGCGATCCACGAGGCCGGGGCGCGGAAGCCCCTGTTGCTGGCGACGCGCTACACGATGGAGCAGGATTTCTACAAGGGCTTCCTGCGCGACCGGCACGGGATCGACGTGGCGGTGCCGGACGAGGCGGGGCGCACGGTCGTGCACGACATCATCTACAACGAGTTGTGCCAGGGTGTCGTGAAGCCGGAGTCCAAGCGGGCCTATCTGGATGTGATCGCGCGGGCGCAGTCGGACGGGATCGACGGCGTAATCTTCGGCTGCACGGAGGTCGGGCTGCTTCTCTCACCACAAGATCTGGACTTGCCGGCCTTCGACACGACCGCATTGCACGCGCGCGCCGCGCTGGACTTCGCGCTGTCCGGGGACTGA
- a CDS encoding class I SAM-dependent methyltransferase: protein MSTPTLDNEAVRKAYRRWAPVYDHTFGRVAAVGRRRAVSYINTREGRVLEVGVGTGLSLPAYKPHLKVVGLDISPEMLAKAQTRARRLDHVLGLAQMDAAGLGFADGAFDTVVAMYVMTVVPDPVAVMRELARVCAPGGEVILVNHFSQEHGLRGWVEHKMAPLAETLGWHPVFETERVMVCPELALQEQTPMWPMGLFSMLRFNKRPERPAAQG, encoded by the coding sequence ATGTCCACACCGACGCTCGACAACGAAGCTGTGCGCAAGGCCTACCGCCGCTGGGCGCCGGTCTACGATCACACCTTTGGCCGGGTCGCCGCCGTCGGGCGGCGGCGCGCGGTCAGCTACATCAACACGCGGGAAGGCCGCGTGCTGGAGGTGGGCGTCGGGACCGGGCTTTCGCTGCCCGCTTACAAGCCGCATCTGAAGGTTGTCGGGCTCGACATCTCGCCGGAAATGCTGGCCAAGGCGCAGACGCGCGCGCGTCGGCTCGATCATGTCCTCGGGCTGGCGCAGATGGACGCCGCGGGGCTTGGCTTTGCCGATGGCGCCTTCGACACGGTCGTGGCGATGTATGTGATGACGGTCGTGCCCGATCCGGTGGCGGTGATGCGCGAGCTGGCCCGCGTCTGCGCGCCGGGCGGCGAGGTGATCCTCGTAAATCATTTCAGCCAGGAGCACGGGCTGCGCGGCTGGGTCGAGCACAAGATGGCGCCGCTGGCCGAGACGCTGGGCTGGCATCCGGTGTTCGAGACCGAGCGGGTGATGGTCTGCCCCGAACTGGCGCTGCAGGAGCAGACCCCGATGTGGCCGATGGGACTGTTTTCGATGCTGCGTTTCAACAAGCGGCCTGAGCGCCCGGCTGCGCAAGGCTGA
- a CDS encoding glycosyltransferase family 2 protein, with amino-acid sequence MTQLSIVIPAHNEAGNLAPLIAEITAVFAAEAPRLEYEIIIIDDGSSDGTRAEVSALMPSEPRLRLIAHGQRAGKSAALKTGFEAARGAWIAMLDGDGQNDPADLARLWPEIAGGGEAVIYAGVRRRRNDGPVKYATSKLANPIRKFMLRDGSRDAGCGFKVIPCALARALPYFDNMHRFLPALARREGLAVREVMINDRARRHGASKYGFFDRAAVAFLDVVGMYWLMRRYSPRGDIAEIAAQPEQTAKRAGAQGAR; translated from the coding sequence ATGACCCAGTTGTCCATCGTCATTCCCGCGCATAACGAGGCGGGCAATCTCGCGCCGCTGATCGCGGAAATCACGGCCGTCTTCGCCGCCGAAGCGCCCCGTCTTGAATACGAGATCATCATTATCGACGACGGAAGCAGCGACGGCACGCGCGCGGAAGTCAGCGCCTTGATGCCCAGCGAGCCCCGTCTGCGCCTGATCGCCCATGGCCAGCGGGCGGGCAAATCCGCCGCGCTCAAGACCGGGTTCGAGGCTGCGCGCGGCGCGTGGATCGCCATGCTGGACGGCGATGGCCAGAACGACCCGGCGGACCTGGCGCGGCTGTGGCCCGAAATTGCCGGTGGCGGCGAGGCCGTCATCTATGCGGGCGTGCGCCGCCGGCGCAATGACGGGCCGGTCAAATATGCCACAAGCAAGCTCGCCAACCCGATCCGCAAGTTCATGCTCCGCGACGGCTCGCGCGATGCCGGCTGCGGCTTCAAGGTGATCCCTTGCGCATTGGCCCGCGCCCTGCCCTATTTCGACAACATGCACCGCTTTCTGCCCGCGCTGGCGCGGCGCGAGGGGCTGGCGGTGCGCGAGGTGATGATCAACGACCGCGCCCGGCGGCACGGCGCATCGAAATACGGCTTCTTCGACCGCGCGGCGGTCGCCTTCCTCGATGTCGTCGGCATGTATTGGCTCATGCGGCGCTACAGCCCGCGCGGGGATATCGCCGAGATCGCCGCCCAGCCGGAGCAGACGGCCAAACGCGCGGGCGCTCAAGGCGCGCGCTGA